A stretch of DNA from Candidatus Bathyarchaeota archaeon:
GTATTATACACCAAGTATCCTATTAACTCTGTTCTTAAATTTGAACAAAACGTTTTTGAAATTACTATTTTTTAGTCAACTTTTGTTGATCCTCCTCCTGAAATAGGTATTCATATTCTTTCTACTGCCTCTATGATTCGTTAAATTTACAATAACGGTCTAAACATTCTGCGATCTTGTAATTCCAAAACGGTCCTGATATATTTAATTGTCAGATTGCCTTCTAGTTTTTATGGTAAGCGTGTGGCAAATGGAACAAAAGAACCTAATTGAAAAAATAAACCGGCTAAAAAAACAGAAAAATGCAGTAATTTTAGCTCACGTTTATCAGCGACCCGAAATTTACGAAGTTGCAGATTTCATTGGTGACTCTTACGGACTAAGCAAACAAGCAACAAAAACTGACGCAGAAATCATAGTTTTCTGTGGTGTTGATTTCATGGCTGAATCTGCTTACATTTTAAATCCCACAAAAATAGTTTTAATTCCAACAAAACTAGCTAATTGTCCAATGGCTGCAATGGTTGACGTTGATGGTTTACGGGAATTAAAGGCTAAACATCCTGATGCTTCTGTTGTGAGTTATGTCAATACAACTGCTGAAGTTAAAGCAGAATCAGATATTTGCTGCACCAGCGCAAACGCCGTTAACGTGGTTAATTCTTTGGCTGGAAAAAAAGTAATTTTTGTTCCCGATTCTAACTTGGCAAATTATGTGATGCGCAACACTGACAAACAAATTATCCCTTGGAATGGCTGGTGTTATGTTCATAACAAATTCTCCCCCGCGGGAATTTTCCAAGCTAAAGTTAAACATGTGGATGCAAAAGTTTTGGTTCATCCAGAATGTGTTCCAGAAGTTGTGAATTTAGCTGACGAAGTTTTTAGCACAACTGGAATGATTAACTACGTAAAAGGCAGTTCAGATAATGTTTTCATTATTGCTACTGAAATTGGTGTGGTTGAACGGCTACGGCAAATGTTTCCAGAAAAAACGTTTTATCAAGCTCCTCCTGGGGGAACTTGTTTGCAAATGAAAAAAACTACTTTGGAGCTTGTTTTAGCTTCCCTCGAAAAGGAGCAGTTTAAAGTCGTAATTCCAGAAAATATAAGGGTCAGGGCCAAGAAGGCTTTGGATAGAATGTTGAATGTGGCTTGATGTTTTGGACAGGCAAAATCTTGTTGAACTCGCCTACCAGAAAGGAAATAAACTAACCTTAAGCAACGAGAACTATCTTAGTTGGTTAACCGGTTTTTTTAATCGAGAATACAATGACGACGTGTACACAGGAGATATTACTAGTAACGCAATTTTAACAAAAAATAAACTGACGACTGGTTTTTTGTACACAAAATCAGTTGGAGTTATTGCAGGTCTTGCAGAAACATGTTGGTTTCTAAAAAAACATGGTCTTGAAGTTAAAGCTCATGTAAACGATGGACGAAAAGTGAATAAAGGCGATTTGGTCTTAACTCTTCAAGGTGGGAAAAAAGACATTCTATCAACCGAACGAATATGTTTGAACGTTTTACAAAGAATGTCCGGAATCGCCACAGAGACTAAACATTTAGTTGATTCCCTCAAAAAATATCAAACCAAAATTGCTGCAACGCGAAAGACCCTTTTGCGTTATCTTGACAAGAAAGCAGTTTTCTTGGGTGGCGGTTTAACTCATCGTTTTGGTCTTTGGGATGCCATTTTAATCAAGGATAATCATTTGGAGGCCTTGAAAAACGAAGGAATAACTGCTTACATTGAAACTGCATTAACTAGAGCATCAAAATTTTTAGATAATATCGATTTTGTTGAAATTGAAGTTACATCTCACGAAGAGGCTCTAACTGCCGCTCAAACTTTTGATGTATTAAAAATGAAAAAACCTTGTGTTATTATGCTTGACAACATGAATCCTACATTAATCCAAGAAACTATGGAGACTCTTCGTGAAAGCAACCTTTACGACAATCTATTATTGGAAGCTTCAGGTGACATAACTCCTAAAAATGTGCACGAATACGCTAAAACTGGGGTTGATGTAGTGTCCATGGGGTATCTGACTCATTCCGTGAAAGTCTTAGACCTGAGTTTGGAGATGACCCTTTGAAAACTGATTTTTTAGTTGTCGGCAGCGGTATTGCTGGATTAAATTTTGCCCTTAAAGTTGCTAAATATGGGGAAGTAACCCTTGTAACAAAAAAAGAAATTATGGAATCCAATACCAACCTTGCTCAGGGTGGAATTGCTGCTGTAACCCGAAAAGACGACTCTATTCAGTCTCATATCGACGACACTTTGACTGTTGGTTCTGGATTGTCAAACAAACGAATGGTAAAAATCCTTGCTGAACATGGTCCTGAAGCTATACAAAACCTTCTTTCTTTTGGGGTAAATTTTGACACAGAAGATGATATTCTTCATTCAACTACAGAAGGGGGTCATAGCATTGCCCGGGTTCTTCATTCTGGGGATACTACCGGAAAAGAAATTGAGCAAAAAATGACGGAAAATGTTCGGGAACACAAGGACATTCAAGTTTTTGAAAACTGTTACGCCGTTGATCTTCTAATAAAAGACGGTAAATGCCTCGGAGCAAAAATGCTAGACATTCCTAAACGTTGTATCTTTGATATTTTTGCTCGGGTAACAGTATTAGCAACTGGGGGCGTGGGTTATCTTTACTTGAACACTTCAAACCCTGAAATTGCAACTGGAGACGGCATAGCAATTGCATTCAGAGCTGGAGCTATTGTTGAGGATATGGAGTTTGTGCAGTTTCATCCAACGACTTTAAACAAGCTTGGCGCCCCTCATTTTTTGATTTCCGAGTCTCTTCGTGGTGAAGGGGCAATTTTAGTAAACCAGGATGGTAGACGTTTCATGTTAGAACATGACCCCATGGGCGATCTAGCTCCTCGAGATATTATTGCTCGGACAATTTTTAATGAACTCAAAACTGGACCTGTCTATTTGGATTTTCGTCACAAAGGTGAAGAATTTATTTTAGATCGTTTTCCCATGATTTACAATGAGTGCTTGAAGTATGATCTTGACATTACTAAAGATTTAATTCCTGTTTCTCCTGCCACTCATTATCTTTGTGGAGGAATTAAAACAAACGAGTATGGTGAAACTTCTGTTGGTAATCTTTTAACATTTGGAGAATGCACCTGCACTGGAGTTCACGGTGCTAACAGGCTTGCTAGCAATTCTTTGTTAGAGTCTGTGGTTTTTTCTACTTTGGGGGCAAAAAAAGCCAAAAATTATTTGAAAAATTCGATTTACACATCAACTCAGAACACTGTAAGTTTCGCAAACATCGACACTCCAGAACTAACTTACCTCAAAGCTGATTTACGAAAATCTATGTGGGATTACATCGGGATTATTCGTAATGAAGAAAATATCATTTTGATGCTTAAAAAACTGGATCGTTTACGTTCAAGATTAAATTCTATTGGTGGGGTTGGAGTAAACACGCGGTTTCTTAAGTTACTTAACATGGTAACTGTAGCCAATCTCATTGCAACTGCTGCTTATGCCCGAACTGAAAGTCGTGGAACCCATTACCGAGAAGATTTTCCAAACACTGATGACAAGAATTGGTTGAAGCATATTTGTCTTCAAAAACAAAATGCAAAGATACAAACCTTTTTTGGGTAATTATTTGATTAGCAAGACTTTGGGCGAAAGCGCTTTAAATCTGTAAAAAGCTCTACTTTTTTGTGCCGGGGTGACAGAGCGGTA
This window harbors:
- the nadA gene encoding quinolinate synthase NadA, coding for MEQKNLIEKINRLKKQKNAVILAHVYQRPEIYEVADFIGDSYGLSKQATKTDAEIIVFCGVDFMAESAYILNPTKIVLIPTKLANCPMAAMVDVDGLRELKAKHPDASVVSYVNTTAEVKAESDICCTSANAVNVVNSLAGKKVIFVPDSNLANYVMRNTDKQIIPWNGWCYVHNKFSPAGIFQAKVKHVDAKVLVHPECVPEVVNLADEVFSTTGMINYVKGSSDNVFIIATEIGVVERLRQMFPEKTFYQAPPGGTCLQMKKTTLELVLASLEKEQFKVVIPENIRVRAKKALDRMLNVA
- the nadC gene encoding carboxylating nicotinate-nucleotide diphosphorylase — its product is MWLDVLDRQNLVELAYQKGNKLTLSNENYLSWLTGFFNREYNDDVYTGDITSNAILTKNKLTTGFLYTKSVGVIAGLAETCWFLKKHGLEVKAHVNDGRKVNKGDLVLTLQGGKKDILSTERICLNVLQRMSGIATETKHLVDSLKKYQTKIAATRKTLLRYLDKKAVFLGGGLTHRFGLWDAILIKDNHLEALKNEGITAYIETALTRASKFLDNIDFVEIEVTSHEEALTAAQTFDVLKMKKPCVIMLDNMNPTLIQETMETLRESNLYDNLLLEASGDITPKNVHEYAKTGVDVVSMGYLTHSVKVLDLSLEMTL
- the nadB gene encoding L-aspartate oxidase, which translates into the protein MKTDFLVVGSGIAGLNFALKVAKYGEVTLVTKKEIMESNTNLAQGGIAAVTRKDDSIQSHIDDTLTVGSGLSNKRMVKILAEHGPEAIQNLLSFGVNFDTEDDILHSTTEGGHSIARVLHSGDTTGKEIEQKMTENVREHKDIQVFENCYAVDLLIKDGKCLGAKMLDIPKRCIFDIFARVTVLATGGVGYLYLNTSNPEIATGDGIAIAFRAGAIVEDMEFVQFHPTTLNKLGAPHFLISESLRGEGAILVNQDGRRFMLEHDPMGDLAPRDIIARTIFNELKTGPVYLDFRHKGEEFILDRFPMIYNECLKYDLDITKDLIPVSPATHYLCGGIKTNEYGETSVGNLLTFGECTCTGVHGANRLASNSLLESVVFSTLGAKKAKNYLKNSIYTSTQNTVSFANIDTPELTYLKADLRKSMWDYIGIIRNEENIILMLKKLDRLRSRLNSIGGVGVNTRFLKLLNMVTVANLIATAAYARTESRGTHYREDFPNTDDKNWLKHICLQKQNAKIQTFFG